One window of the Paenibacillus beijingensis genome contains the following:
- a CDS encoding dihydrofolate reductase encodes MSITLIAAMDRNRAIGTNNGLPWRLPADMKYFIRQTTGKTVLMGRKTFQSFGEKPLKDRRNVILTRSADYRPEGAETVSSIEEALGRYAGDGELMVIGGEDIYRQLLPYADRVLLTEIDEAFGGTDAYFPELDEREWKLDASVPGQRDEKNKYDFNFQTYVRI; translated from the coding sequence ATGTCCATCACACTGATTGCGGCAATGGACCGCAACCGGGCGATCGGAACAAACAACGGGCTGCCGTGGAGGCTGCCGGCGGATATGAAGTATTTTATTCGGCAGACGACGGGCAAAACGGTTCTGATGGGCCGCAAGACGTTTCAGTCGTTCGGGGAAAAACCTCTAAAAGACCGCCGCAACGTTATATTAACTCGCAGCGCCGACTATCGTCCCGAGGGTGCGGAGACCGTTTCGTCGATCGAGGAAGCGCTCGGCCGTTATGCCGGCGACGGGGAGCTGATGGTCATCGGCGGGGAGGATATTTACCGCCAGCTGCTGCCCTATGCGGATCGGGTGCTGCTGACCGAGATCGACGAGGCGTTTGGAGGCACGGACGCTTATTTTCCGGAGCTTGATGAACGCGAGTGGAAACTGGACGCAAGCGTACCGGGACAGCGGGATGAGAAAAACAAGTACGACTTCAACTTTCAAACTTACGTCCGCATCTGA
- a CDS encoding thymidylate synthase, with product MKAYLDLLKDILENGTVKDDRTGTGTISVFGRMLRFDLSEGFPIVTTKRVHMKSIVHELLWFLSGDTNVRYLQENGVRIWNEWADENGDLGPVYGSQWRAWEGEDGRLYDQIAAVVESIRNNPDSRRHMVSAWNVAKIDEMKLPPCHYVFQFYVSGGKLSCMFTMRSSDTFLGLPFNLAQYALLTHMIAEQCGLEPGELIYSGSDVHIYSNHLDQVKLQLTREPFPLPKLLIKRKPDSIFDYRFDDFELLDYAHHPTIKADVSV from the coding sequence GTGAAAGCGTATTTGGATTTGCTAAAGGATATTTTGGAGAACGGTACGGTTAAAGATGACCGCACCGGCACCGGCACCATTTCGGTGTTTGGACGCATGCTCCGCTTTGACTTGAGCGAGGGCTTTCCGATTGTAACGACGAAGCGGGTTCATATGAAATCGATCGTTCATGAGCTGCTCTGGTTTTTGAGCGGCGATACGAACGTCCGCTATTTGCAGGAAAACGGAGTGCGCATCTGGAACGAGTGGGCGGACGAAAACGGCGATCTTGGGCCGGTCTACGGCTCCCAGTGGCGGGCCTGGGAAGGGGAAGACGGACGTCTTTACGACCAAATTGCGGCCGTCGTAGAGTCGATCCGCAACAATCCCGACTCCCGCCGGCATATGGTGAGCGCATGGAACGTCGCGAAGATCGACGAAATGAAGCTTCCGCCATGCCATTATGTTTTTCAATTTTATGTCAGCGGCGGGAAGCTGAGCTGCATGTTTACGATGCGCTCCTCGGATACGTTCCTCGGCCTGCCGTTTAATCTTGCGCAATATGCGCTGCTGACGCATATGATCGCCGAGCAGTGCGGTCTTGAACCGGGGGAACTCATTTATTCCGGATCCGACGTCCATATTTATTCCAATCACCTGGACCAGGTGAAGCTTCAGCTAACGCGGGAGCCGTTTCCGCTGCCGAAGCTGCTCATCAAGCGCAAGCCGGATTCCATATTCGACTACCGGTTTGACGATTTTGAACTGCTTGATTATGCGCATCACCCGACGATCAAGGCGGATGTATCCGTATAG
- the lpdA gene encoding dihydrolipoyl dehydrogenase: MVVGDASLDIDTLVIGAGPGGYVAAIRAAQLGQSVLCVEKEYVGGVCLNVGCIPSKALISASHQYESIGHAASMGITADNASVDWSKVQEFKGGVVKKLTGGVASLLKANKVQYFNGEVMFINENEARVFNDQEAPRYRFKNCIIATGSRPIELKAFPFGGRIVSSTGALSLPEIPKSLVVIGGGYIGIELSQMFSKFGTKVTVIEGSDSILPGFDKDMSSLVAKKLKGKDATIITGAQAKGAEQTDKDVTVTYSVGDKEEKITADYLLVTVGRRPNTDGDLGLDLINLKMTDRGLIEVNDEGRTSIPHIFAIGDIVPGLALAHKAMYEGRVAAEVIAGLPSKVDYKCMPAVCFSDPECASVGYTEKEAKEKGHNVKVGKFPFAANGRALSLNGAEGFVKIVADADSGFVLGAHIAGIEASNMIAELGLAIEMGATLEDIALTIHAHPTLGEIVLDAAEVALGHPIHTFVK; the protein is encoded by the coding sequence ATGGTAGTAGGAGACGCATCTCTCGATATCGATACACTGGTCATCGGCGCCGGCCCCGGCGGCTATGTGGCGGCAATCCGTGCCGCCCAGCTGGGCCAAAGCGTACTGTGCGTGGAAAAAGAATACGTCGGCGGCGTCTGCTTGAACGTCGGCTGTATTCCGTCCAAAGCGCTCATTTCGGCTTCCCATCAATATGAGTCCATCGGTCATGCCGCTTCCATGGGCATCACGGCGGACAACGCTTCGGTCGATTGGTCCAAAGTGCAAGAATTCAAAGGCGGCGTAGTGAAAAAGCTGACCGGCGGCGTTGCTTCTCTGCTGAAAGCGAACAAAGTTCAATATTTCAACGGCGAAGTGATGTTCATCAACGAAAATGAAGCCCGCGTTTTCAACGACCAGGAAGCGCCGCGCTACCGGTTCAAAAACTGCATCATCGCGACCGGCTCCCGCCCGATCGAGCTGAAAGCATTCCCGTTCGGCGGCCGTATCGTTTCGTCGACCGGCGCGCTGTCGCTGCCGGAAATTCCGAAGAGCCTCGTCGTTATCGGCGGCGGTTATATCGGAATCGAGCTCAGCCAAATGTTCTCCAAATTCGGCACGAAAGTGACGGTCATCGAAGGCTCCGACTCCATCCTGCCGGGCTTCGACAAAGACATGTCCTCACTCGTGGCGAAGAAGCTGAAAGGCAAAGATGCGACGATCATTACGGGCGCACAGGCCAAAGGCGCGGAGCAAACCGACAAAGACGTTACCGTCACGTATTCGGTCGGCGACAAGGAAGAGAAAATTACGGCTGATTACCTGCTTGTTACGGTCGGTCGCCGTCCGAACACCGACGGCGATCTCGGTCTTGATCTGATCAACCTGAAAATGACCGATCGCGGTCTGATCGAAGTGAATGACGAAGGCCGTACGAGCATTCCGCATATTTTCGCTATCGGCGATATTGTTCCGGGACTCGCGCTCGCTCACAAAGCAATGTATGAGGGCCGCGTTGCAGCCGAAGTCATTGCGGGGCTGCCGAGCAAAGTGGACTACAAGTGCATGCCTGCCGTCTGCTTCTCGGATCCGGAATGCGCAAGCGTCGGTTACACGGAGAAGGAAGCGAAGGAGAAAGGCCACAACGTGAAGGTCGGCAAATTCCCGTTTGCCGCCAACGGCCGCGCCTTGTCTCTTAACGGAGCGGAAGGTTTTGTGAAGATCGTTGCCGACGCGGACAGCGGCTTCGTGCTCGGTGCTCACATTGCCGGCATCGAAGCTTCCAACATGATTGCGGAGCTGGGACTGGCGATTGAAATGGGCGCGACGCTCGAAGATATCGCACTCACCATTCATGCTCACCCGACTCTCGGCGAAATTGTGCTGGATGCTGCGGAAGTGGCGCTTGGCCATCCGATCCATACGTTTGTAAAGTAA
- a CDS encoding dihydrolipoamide acetyltransferase family protein — protein sequence MAKFEYRFPELGEGLHEGEIIKMHIKPGDKVTDDDIIMEVQNDKAIVEVPCPVNGTILEVKAKDGQVCKVGEVVAVIDAEGDLPEGAVPGEDSSAEVAKAEAESVAPGAVKADAEVKAKEVPAAGGAEASKPAGALVLATPSIRKFAREKGVDIAAVSGTGKNGRITREDVESFTGGAAAPAAADNAAAAAKGAAEAKAAPVAAQGGDRPEERLPFKGIRKIIANAMSKSVYTAPHVTIMDEVDVTALVELRTKAKPVAEKKGVKLTYLPFIVKALVAACRQFPIMNATLDEENQEIVLRKYYNIGIATDTENGLIVPVIEHADRKNVWMIAEKIKDLAVRGRDGKLAGNELKGSTITISNIGSAGGMFFTPVINFPEVAILGTGRISQKPVVKNGEIVPASVMALSLSFDHRLIDGATAQNFMNYIKQLLADPELLVMEV from the coding sequence GTGGCGAAATTTGAATACCGGTTTCCAGAGCTGGGCGAAGGGTTGCATGAAGGCGAAATTATTAAGATGCACATCAAGCCCGGCGATAAAGTAACAGATGACGATATTATTATGGAAGTCCAAAACGACAAGGCGATTGTCGAGGTTCCGTGCCCTGTGAACGGTACCATTTTGGAAGTAAAAGCAAAAGACGGTCAAGTGTGCAAAGTCGGTGAAGTGGTTGCCGTCATCGACGCGGAAGGCGATCTGCCGGAAGGCGCGGTGCCTGGAGAAGACAGCAGCGCGGAAGTTGCGAAGGCTGAAGCCGAATCCGTCGCTCCGGGCGCGGTCAAAGCCGACGCCGAAGTGAAGGCGAAAGAAGTACCGGCAGCAGGCGGAGCGGAAGCTTCGAAGCCGGCGGGCGCGCTTGTGCTCGCAACGCCGAGCATCCGCAAGTTTGCACGCGAAAAAGGCGTCGATATTGCCGCAGTGAGCGGCACCGGCAAAAACGGCCGAATTACCCGCGAAGACGTGGAATCGTTCACCGGCGGCGCGGCGGCTCCTGCCGCGGCCGACAACGCGGCTGCAGCGGCCAAGGGCGCTGCCGAAGCGAAAGCGGCTCCGGTTGCTGCGCAAGGCGGAGACCGTCCGGAAGAGCGGCTGCCGTTCAAAGGCATCCGCAAAATCATTGCAAACGCAATGTCCAAATCGGTCTACACCGCTCCTCACGTTACGATCATGGACGAAGTGGACGTAACCGCGCTTGTTGAGCTGCGCACGAAAGCGAAGCCGGTTGCCGAGAAGAAAGGCGTGAAGCTGACTTACCTGCCTTTCATCGTGAAGGCGCTGGTCGCGGCGTGCCGTCAATTCCCGATCATGAACGCGACGCTGGACGAAGAAAATCAGGAAATCGTACTGCGCAAATACTATAACATCGGGATTGCTACCGATACGGAGAACGGTCTGATCGTGCCGGTAATCGAGCATGCCGACCGCAAAAACGTATGGATGATCGCCGAGAAAATCAAAGATTTGGCCGTGCGCGGCCGCGACGGCAAGCTTGCCGGAAACGAGCTGAAAGGAAGCACGATTACAATTTCGAACATCGGCTCCGCCGGCGGCATGTTCTTTACGCCTGTCATCAACTTCCCTGAAGTGGCGATTCTCGGCACGGGCCGCATTTCGCAGAAACCGGTTGTTAAAAACGGCGAAATTGTGCCTGCATCGGTAATGGCTCTGTCGCTCAGCTTCGACCATCGTCTGATCGACGGCGCAACCGCACAAAACTTTATGAACTATATTAAGCAGCTTCTGGCCGATCCGGAACTGCTCGTTATGGAGGTTTAA
- a CDS encoding alpha-ketoacid dehydrogenase subunit beta produces the protein MAQMNMLEALRDAMRTELKNDPNVFIFGEDVGHTGGVFRVTEGLQKEFGEDRVFDTPLAESAIAGMAVGMGVQGFRPIAEIQFVGFIYEALDQMFVQAARMRYRSGGRYNAPIVFRTPFGGGVKAAELHTDSLEGLALQTPGIKVIVPSNPYDAKGLMISAIRDNDPVFFMEHLNLYRAFRAEVPEGEYTVPIGKANVVREGTDVTIIAYGMMVHTAVKAADELEKNGIKAEVIDLRTLLPLDIDTIVASIQKTNRAIVVQEAQKTSGAAAEIIAQINEKAILHLEAPVLRVAGPDTVYPFAQIEDAWLPTPARIVAAAKNVLEF, from the coding sequence ATGGCTCAAATGAATATGCTTGAAGCACTCCGCGACGCCATGCGGACGGAGCTTAAAAACGATCCAAACGTGTTTATTTTCGGCGAGGACGTCGGTCATACGGGCGGCGTGTTCCGGGTAACGGAAGGGCTGCAGAAAGAATTCGGCGAAGACCGCGTCTTCGATACGCCGCTGGCCGAATCCGCTATCGCCGGTATGGCGGTCGGGATGGGCGTGCAAGGCTTCCGTCCCATCGCGGAAATCCAGTTTGTCGGCTTCATTTATGAAGCGCTTGACCAAATGTTCGTTCAGGCGGCGCGCATGCGTTACCGCTCCGGCGGACGCTACAACGCCCCGATCGTATTCCGCACGCCGTTCGGCGGCGGGGTAAAAGCTGCCGAGCTGCATACCGATTCCCTGGAAGGTCTCGCGCTGCAAACGCCGGGCATCAAAGTTATCGTGCCTTCCAACCCGTACGATGCCAAAGGCTTGATGATCTCGGCGATCCGCGACAACGACCCTGTCTTTTTCATGGAGCACCTCAATCTGTACCGGGCATTCCGCGCCGAAGTTCCGGAAGGCGAGTACACGGTGCCGATCGGCAAAGCGAACGTCGTTCGCGAAGGCACGGATGTTACGATTATCGCTTACGGCATGATGGTTCATACCGCCGTCAAAGCGGCCGACGAGCTTGAAAAGAACGGCATCAAAGCGGAAGTCATCGACCTGCGTACGCTGCTGCCGCTTGATATCGACACGATCGTTGCTTCCATCCAAAAAACGAACCGGGCAATCGTTGTGCAGGAAGCACAAAAAACGTCCGGTGCGGCTGCGGAAATCATCGCGCAAATTAACGAAAAAGCGATTCTTCATCTTGAAGCTCCCGTGCTGCGGGTAGCAGGCCCGGATACCGTTTATCCGTTCGCTCAAATCGAAGATGCTTGGCTGCCTACACCTGCCCGTATTGTGGCGGCTGCCAAAAATGTGCTGGAATTTTAA
- the pdhA gene encoding pyruvate dehydrogenase (acetyl-transferring) E1 component subunit alpha, with protein sequence MSKLLNKVPYEVESPDVEALTILSPEGEVVNPDLMPNLSDEQLKELMYRMVFTRTWDERAVNLGRQGRLGFYAPVSGQEASMIGSEYALNKDDFICPGYRDMPQIVWHGLPLYQAFLYSRGHQHGGQIPEDVHVLMPQIIIGAQILHATGVAMAFKKKGEKRVAITYTGDGGSSEGDFYEGLNFAGAYKLPVIYTVQNNRYAITTPYEKQTAAQSIAHKALAAGIKGVQVDGMDVLAVYKAVSEAAERGRNGEGATLIELLTYRFRPHSLADDTTKYRTKDEEGEWSLKDPIIRFGKYLAKKGLWSEEDTERVKEEAKAAVNENIKKAEATEKMTVAGLIDTMFEQTPQHLEEQKSDFQ encoded by the coding sequence ATGAGCAAGCTGCTTAACAAAGTTCCTTACGAAGTTGAAAGTCCAGACGTTGAAGCGCTGACGATTTTATCGCCGGAGGGCGAAGTTGTAAATCCTGATCTGATGCCGAATTTGAGCGACGAACAATTGAAAGAATTAATGTACCGTATGGTATTTACCCGTACATGGGACGAACGCGCCGTTAATCTCGGCCGTCAAGGACGTCTCGGCTTCTATGCGCCGGTATCCGGCCAGGAAGCTTCCATGATCGGCAGCGAATACGCGCTGAACAAAGACGACTTCATTTGCCCGGGCTACCGCGATATGCCGCAGATCGTATGGCACGGACTGCCGTTGTACCAGGCGTTTCTGTATTCCCGCGGTCATCAGCACGGCGGACAAATTCCGGAAGACGTGCATGTTTTGATGCCGCAGATCATTATCGGCGCGCAAATTTTGCATGCAACCGGAGTTGCGATGGCGTTTAAGAAAAAAGGCGAGAAGCGCGTCGCGATTACGTATACCGGCGATGGCGGTTCTTCCGAAGGCGATTTCTACGAAGGCTTGAACTTTGCCGGTGCTTACAAGCTGCCGGTCATTTACACGGTTCAAAACAACCGCTACGCGATTACGACTCCGTACGAGAAACAGACGGCTGCCCAATCGATCGCCCACAAAGCGCTTGCCGCCGGCATTAAAGGCGTTCAAGTCGACGGCATGGACGTTCTTGCGGTTTACAAAGCGGTATCGGAAGCGGCGGAGCGCGGCCGCAACGGCGAAGGCGCAACGCTGATCGAGCTGCTGACGTACCGTTTCCGTCCGCACTCCTTGGCTGACGACACGACCAAATACCGTACGAAAGACGAAGAAGGCGAATGGAGCCTGAAGGATCCGATTATCCGTTTCGGCAAGTACCTGGCCAAGAAAGGTCTTTGGTCGGAAGAAGATACGGAGCGCGTCAAAGAGGAAGCGAAAGCGGCTGTAAACGAAAACATCAAGAAAGCCGAAGCGACGGAAAAAATGACGGTTGCCGGCCTGATCGACACGATGTTTGAACAAACACCGCAACATCTGGAAGAGCAAAAATCCGATTTCCAATAA
- a CDS encoding alpha/beta hydrolase produces MTDDRYLKRTIVKETAVSSFLPEGSRDLRIYLPPGYNEVLSYPAVYCQDGEDFFNFGRIATIANKLILDGELEPFVIIGVDVNKKLRTSEYSPDGGRHEAYVRFFGEELVPFLESRYPIRRERSERLLAGDSLGGTVSLHLALRYPDLFSNILSLSGAFYEASQAIVAAADNLAGLNLYMHVGLQETAYETDHGTFDFVTLNRQMKELLEARGASLHYTEKDGKHQWGSWQKELPDGLAYFLD; encoded by the coding sequence ATGACGGACGACCGCTATTTAAAACGGACGATTGTAAAAGAAACGGCCGTAAGCTCCTTTCTTCCGGAAGGAAGCCGCGACCTGCGCATTTATTTGCCGCCCGGTTACAACGAAGTGCTCAGTTATCCGGCCGTGTACTGCCAGGACGGCGAAGACTTCTTCAACTTCGGGCGGATCGCCACGATTGCCAACAAGCTGATCCTGGACGGCGAGCTGGAGCCTTTTGTTATTATTGGCGTCGATGTGAACAAAAAACTGCGTACGAGCGAGTATTCGCCTGACGGCGGGCGTCACGAGGCATATGTACGCTTCTTCGGCGAAGAATTGGTTCCTTTCCTGGAATCGCGGTACCCGATCCGCCGGGAACGCTCGGAGCGGCTGCTTGCCGGCGATTCGCTGGGAGGCACGGTATCGCTGCATCTGGCGCTGCGCTATCCGGATCTGTTCTCCAACATTTTGTCCCTTTCCGGCGCTTTTTATGAAGCTTCCCAGGCAATCGTGGCAGCAGCTGACAATCTTGCCGGGCTGAATCTGTACATGCATGTCGGGCTCCAGGAAACCGCTTATGAGACCGATCACGGGACGTTCGACTTCGTAACGCTGAATCGGCAGATGAAAGAGTTGCTTGAAGCGCGCGGCGCCAGCCTCCATTATACCGAGAAAGACGGCAAACACCAGTGGGGCTCTTGGCAAAAGGAGCTTCCGGACGGTCTCGCCTACTTTTTGGACTAA
- a CDS encoding low molecular weight protein-tyrosine-phosphatase: MDHKPVSVLFVCLGNICRSPMAEAVMRHLIEERGLAGSIKVDSAGTGDWHVGHPPHKGTRQLLEREGIRADGLIARQLRRGDLETFDYLVCMDDSNVSGVLVAAAKHGLSASGKVFKLTDLVPDKGVDGVPDPYYTGNFDEVYELVRAGCERLLERIVSESR, from the coding sequence ATGGATCATAAACCGGTCAGCGTGCTGTTTGTATGCTTGGGCAATATTTGCCGTTCTCCAATGGCGGAAGCGGTCATGCGGCATTTGATTGAGGAAAGAGGGCTCGCCGGCTCGATTAAGGTTGATTCCGCCGGAACGGGGGATTGGCATGTCGGTCATCCGCCTCATAAAGGGACGAGACAGCTACTTGAAAGGGAAGGCATCCGCGCGGACGGCCTCATTGCGCGGCAGCTTCGCCGCGGCGACCTGGAGACGTTCGACTACTTGGTATGTATGGACGACAGCAATGTATCCGGTGTGCTGGTGGCGGCTGCGAAGCATGGGCTTTCCGCTTCCGGGAAGGTGTTCAAGTTAACCGATCTGGTGCCTGACAAGGGAGTTGACGGTGTGCCAGACCCTTATTACACCGGTAATTTTGATGAAGTGTATGAGCTGGTCCGCGCCGGTTGCGAGCGGCTGCTTGAACGGATTGTGAGCGAATCCCGGTAA
- a CDS encoding trimeric intracellular cation channel family protein, translating to MDTEIFTIFSIIGTAAFAISGAVVAMEEEYDILGVFVLGLVTAFGGGVIRNLLIGVPASTLWNQGTLLKVALAATAVAFLMPKGWLKTWRRGEALFDAIGLSAFAIQGAIYATEMKHPLSAVLVAAVLTGIGGGMIRDILAGRKPLVLRDEIYAVWAMLAGAAVGFGWVQTTVELMLLFVSVIVVRMLSVTFKWKLPRRSLYGFSAEPNVSLIHGRPALFASLFGGKRVKGRIGGDGER from the coding sequence TTGGATACGGAAATTTTTACAATATTCAGCATTATCGGTACGGCCGCTTTCGCCATCAGCGGCGCGGTTGTCGCCATGGAAGAGGAATACGACATATTGGGCGTATTTGTGCTTGGGCTTGTGACCGCATTCGGCGGCGGGGTTATCCGCAATCTGCTCATCGGAGTGCCGGCATCGACGCTGTGGAATCAGGGGACGCTGCTTAAAGTGGCGCTGGCCGCAACAGCCGTCGCATTTTTAATGCCGAAGGGATGGCTGAAGACGTGGAGGAGAGGCGAAGCGCTGTTTGACGCCATCGGCCTTTCGGCTTTTGCCATACAGGGTGCGATTTACGCAACGGAGATGAAGCATCCGCTCAGCGCAGTGCTCGTAGCGGCGGTACTGACCGGCATCGGCGGAGGCATGATCCGCGATATTCTTGCCGGCCGCAAGCCGCTTGTGCTCAGAGACGAAATTTACGCGGTATGGGCGATGCTGGCCGGAGCGGCAGTAGGCTTTGGATGGGTTCAAACGACCGTTGAACTGATGCTGCTGTTTGTATCCGTCATTGTGGTGCGCATGCTCTCGGTCACGTTTAAATGGAAGCTGCCGAGGCGTTCGCTGTACGGCTTTTCGGCGGAACCGAACGTTTCGCTCATTCACGGCAGACCTGCCCTTTTCGCCAGTCTGTTCGGAGGAAAGCGAGTCAAGGGCCGCATCGGCGGAGACGGCGAGCGTTAA
- a CDS encoding thiamine pyrophosphokinase produces the protein MDLQMSSSRVVIFTGGNLGDWALRLPQPGDYLIGADKGAFFLLEAGFTPDLAVGDFDTVTPEQLEAVRSGSRVFRGFDPIDKDYTDTELAFRIALERAPAQIVIAGGSEAVLTTRLPMCICFEPRVKRVLTPS, from the coding sequence ATGGACCTTCAGATGAGCAGCAGCCGCGTTGTGATCTTCACGGGGGGCAACCTCGGTGATTGGGCGCTGCGGCTGCCGCAGCCGGGCGATTATTTGATAGGTGCAGACAAAGGCGCATTTTTTCTGCTGGAGGCCGGTTTCACGCCCGATCTCGCCGTCGGCGACTTCGACACCGTTACGCCGGAGCAGCTCGAGGCGGTTCGCAGCGGCAGCCGCGTTTTTCGCGGCTTCGATCCGATCGACAAAGATTACACCGATACCGAGCTCGCTTTCCGGATTGCGCTGGAACGTGCGCCTGCGCAAATCGTCATTGCCGGGGGCTCGGAAGCCGTTTTGACCACTCGCTTGCCAATGTGCATCTGCTTCGAACCGCGGGTGAAGCGGGTGTTGACACCGTCGTGA
- a CDS encoding ABC transporter ATP-binding protein codes for MFLSLIKAQGSDQLKAQRLLTYYLRSKAFYYLFAILLIAAGNVIQAYYPKVLGQFTDRLKSGSITIPDIERYGLILLVIGLLYGSMAGLGQYVIMRLGRGFELLTRGSLFRHFTSLSESYYSKHGVGQMLSYVMNDVTSVRESISVCLNHTTNASILILSAVVMMLTSSIPPFLIVTCVAPLLFIPWLVVRFGPQIRQRSMTVQNSLGAMTEAAEEQFGGIRVTKKFAVERIMITRFGAKVDDIKANQLQLVRISSVFQALLPFLGTLSLIVTIAYGGFLTMRGSISMGSFVSLTLYVRLMINPLQQIGNVINTMQRSRASLERIGKLLATEGDIQEQKEAAPLLQHSADIHIRSLSFRYPGSGRDALLGINLTIPDGKTVGIIGKTGSGKTTLVKLLLRIYDAPAGTIYIGGREIRTVTLESLRGDIAYVPQDGFLFSTTLRDNIAFSQRDASLAAVEAASKEAHIYDSIMGFKEGFGTKLGERGVTLSGGQRQRTSLARGLIKDAPILILDDSVSAVDAVTETAIIGNIRRLRKKKTTLIIAHRISALKHADEIIVLDEGRIAQRGTHSKLLLEEGIYRELYRLQEGGAKNASAT; via the coding sequence ATGTTCTTATCTTTAATCAAGGCGCAGGGAAGTGATCAATTGAAAGCGCAGCGGCTCCTAACTTATTATTTGCGGTCAAAAGCGTTCTACTACTTGTTCGCCATTCTGTTGATTGCGGCAGGCAACGTGATTCAAGCCTACTACCCCAAAGTGCTCGGACAGTTTACCGACCGCCTGAAAAGCGGCAGCATCACCATTCCCGACATCGAACGGTACGGACTTATTCTGCTGGTGATCGGCCTGCTGTACGGCTCGATGGCCGGGCTCGGCCAATATGTCATTATGCGGCTGGGACGCGGGTTCGAGCTCTTGACTCGCGGCAGCCTGTTCCGCCACTTCACAAGCTTAAGCGAATCGTATTATTCCAAACATGGAGTCGGACAGATGCTCAGCTACGTTATGAATGACGTCACCTCTGTCCGGGAATCGATTTCCGTTTGTCTCAACCATACGACGAATGCTTCCATCCTCATTTTGTCCGCCGTCGTCATGATGCTGACCAGCTCCATCCCTCCGTTTCTAATCGTTACCTGCGTCGCTCCGCTGCTGTTCATTCCATGGCTGGTCGTCCGGTTCGGCCCGCAAATCCGGCAGCGTTCGATGACCGTGCAAAATTCGCTCGGCGCCATGACCGAAGCGGCGGAAGAACAGTTCGGCGGCATCCGGGTAACGAAAAAATTCGCCGTGGAACGGATTATGATTACCCGTTTCGGCGCCAAGGTGGACGATATTAAAGCGAATCAGCTGCAGCTCGTACGGATCTCCTCGGTTTTTCAGGCGCTGCTTCCGTTTCTCGGCACGCTTTCGCTTATCGTGACGATCGCATACGGCGGGTTTTTGACGATGCGGGGAAGCATCTCGATGGGCAGCTTCGTGTCGCTGACGCTGTACGTCCGGCTCATGATTAACCCCCTTCAACAAATCGGCAACGTCATCAACACGATGCAGCGCTCGCGCGCATCGCTGGAGCGCATCGGGAAGCTGCTGGCTACCGAAGGCGACATCCAAGAGCAGAAGGAAGCGGCGCCGCTGCTTCAGCATAGTGCGGATATCCACATCCGTTCCCTGTCGTTCCGTTATCCCGGGTCCGGCCGCGATGCGCTTCTCGGCATCAATCTTACGATACCGGACGGAAAAACAGTCGGCATCATCGGCAAAACAGGCAGCGGCAAAACGACGCTCGTCAAGCTGCTGCTGCGCATTTACGACGCGCCAGCAGGCACGATATATATCGGCGGGCGCGAAATCCGCACCGTTACGCTCGAAAGTTTGCGCGGCGACATCGCTTACGTTCCGCAGGACGGATTTCTGTTCAGCACGACGCTGCGGGACAATATCGCCTTCTCGCAGCGGGACGCATCGCTTGCGGCTGTGGAAGCGGCGTCCAAAGAAGCGCACATTTATGACAGCATAATGGGCTTCAAGGAAGGCTTCGGCACGAAGCTGGGCGAACGGGGAGTCACCCTCTCCGGCGGTCAGCGGCAGCGCACTTCGCTTGCGAGAGGACTGATCAAAGACGCGCCCATTCTCATTCTGGACGACAGCGTCAGCGCCGTCGACGCCGTCACGGAAACGGCGATTATCGGCAACATCCGGCGGCTGCGCAAAAAGAAGACGACGCTCATTATCGCTCACCGGATCAGCGCGCTGAAGCACGCCGATGAAATCATCGTGCTCGATGAAGGGCGGATCGCGCAGCGGGGAACGCACAGCAAGCTGCTGCTGGAGGAAGGAATATACCGGGAGCTGTATCGCCTGCAGGAAGGAGGCGCGAAAAATGCGTCCGCAACGTAA